A region from the Pempheris klunzingeri isolate RE-2024b chromosome 17, fPemKlu1.hap1, whole genome shotgun sequence genome encodes:
- the myo15aa gene encoding unconventional myosin-XV — protein MYKIRSLPTVSHRELRVEDGVEDMTQLEEMHEGAVLLNLSQRYGRELIYTYIGSILVSVNPYKMYNIYGTDVVLLYKGCALGENPPHLFAIANAAYSKMMDAKHNQVIIISGESGSGKTEATKLVLRYLTAIHHKCILAQQIEILEAAPLLESFGNAKTVRNDNSSRFGKYIEVFLEDGVISGAITSQYLLEKSRIVFQAKNERNYHIFYEMLAGLPSQQKQAFYLQEAETYYYLNQGGDCGITGKSDGEDFLRLLSAMEILHFTPEDQSAIFRVLSSILHLGNVYFQRYEADGQEVASVVSAQEIRVVAELLQISPERLQKAITYKVTETMRDKIYTPLTVESAVDARDAVAKILYSLLFHWLTERINAQVYPRQHTLSISILDIYGFEDLAFNSFEQLCINYANEYLQFFFNRIIFKEEQEEYSREQIPWQDILFSDNQPCIDLIAAKPHGILRILDDQSCFPQATDHTFLQKCHYHHGNNPLYQKPKMPLPEFTIKHFAGRVTYEVHKFLDKNYDQVRQDVLDLFIQSKNKMVSNLFLVHAEVMGQQRGGHMRKSSTVTRKYQAHTVSSKFQQSLLELVEKMERCNPFFVRCIKPNNMKQPGVFEDELVSSQLRHSGVLETIRIRREGYPVRMPFHVFLFRYKSLVGIQELPAASGENCVLMLSKLCPLRPGLFHVGVTKLFLKEDIYQLLECKRERTRQLAALTLQRYTRMFFVRKRFVALRNKIIRLQAQCRGFLMRKHYVKMRESLVRFRSLVHMYVNRKRYIKMKFAAQRKAEEEKRRREMELTKREVVNVTHLVIPAELGALLQTAAVRRELHSDCLALLQAPHIQEEAQLTLPLDINNYPFYRYVQIYFREPKFGMLMAPLEAPLTRLEEDLKGEALELFIMVLRFMGDPHLNGAQENMFGNYIIQRGLSCPSPGLRDEILAQVVNQVWRNVNSDNAERGWLLLLACVCSFAPSPKMDKYLLKFVSDHSPAGCKALLQHRLIQANQKAQLGSGSTPETARTYPLSLLEWTANRKKANMVLHMHCFDGGSFLCPVHSWTSGEDLAGHILRHRGVSDWWRGSSILMKEHGQWVELAGHDYVMDLVADLELPNEFPKQKSYFIISTDDPARVRANASLALVGSGFDSDEELPPAFPLSSSKPAYSLPDSDGYYSHVESDAFSDGQTQRGMDRYLDSLFDPVLSDSSIDMEKTGSLSARMKGGGGIGITGEGRGEGESRASPARPYPPGIHPGGSEQAVLTQQQQAIINQQAIILAQQMTMQAIAIQQQMLSSFPPVAPAPQSPPSQYHTPSPVSRHTHTHTLHTKEESPYKPAAVQRKTSPTRGPPPEDVVQSSTSNAERIDPSHDIKDIVKQHQPAGTTTSTGPAAQRKGDGKMFVKKPDPHDEAMEILKDQMANPPQPTQKKPQSSPQKEEAGLKVSKTTKARSAGEPSSNISPAPPPVSRDLPVEEEIIQTQLHSRTSDEYYTYSNVPWKLYMRKEVFYPKETFNNPLILDLIFRQIIHDTFSEACIRITQEERQKMKALFAENNVDQVSGTHDENVKKKVVAMARDSWEIYFSRLFPASGSVGTGVQVLSVSHKGIKLLKMVRSSSSAPDYFRVLRPYGYSDILFVSIPSKNMLEFNLTNEKLILFSAKAPQVKHMIDHFLTELKKDSEYMVAVRNYITDDRTQLSFHKGDIIRLQHMDGVEAGKHYGCIVRKKVMLLEELKRDTPDFGWRFGAVYGKSGLFPSEYVRPVAAPDFLVLPPERVEPRDRQGRVAASAAVAVALGSAVAAHELDLSTEVVNEMYGDSVSGELDDLPLHSGQYHMVEFAKKYFREAQRNRSDQKAKKGKEGRDPVDMVKFSKSPIHESLIDFSDSGMNRVAADIFLAIMKFMGDFPLKGQTEQDLVTTILTLSADHGLIKDEAYCQVMKQVTANTSSKPDSCQRGWRLLYILTAFHRCSDVMKPFLLKFLQDASASPGMQYQGIAKACEQNLRRTFQYGGRIQYPNSMELKAMLAGRSSKRQLFLLPGGIERHLKIKTCSVALDAIEELCYEMGLHRAEALDEYAVFLVTHRGQNVRPLNKREYILDIATEAEPVDTNYSLWFRRVIWSLALKLDNELFVTMHYNQVLPDYLKALLSVIPQGKASDQHLQQLARLAALQHRAKDTVYLPTMREVQECVPPQFYSKQGSQPWVNMVIQHMQQVQPLNPHQARAQFLGLVSAFPMFGSSFFYIQSCSSASIQAPCILAVNLNGLHFLNKDTHEAMVRFPLKEVQSTRTQRPTSGSSYPYVEIMIGDLLNQRITQLQLEQGLELCRVIAMHMENMLSVREKRLTLPPSEITLL, from the exons ATTGAG ATACTCGAGGCAGCTCCTCTGCTGGAATCCTTTGGAAATGCCAAAACTGTACGGAACGATAATTCCAGTCGCTTTGGGAAATATATAGAGGTCTTTCTGGAGGA TGGTGTGATCAGTGGTGCCATAACCTCTCAGTATCTACTGGAAAAGTCCCGTATCGTCTTCCAG GCCAAAAATGAGAGGAACTATCACATCTTCTACGAGATGCTGGCAGGTCTTCCCTCGCAGCAGAAGCAGGCTTTCTATCTACAAGAGGCTGAGACCTACTATTACCTCAACCAG gGAGGGGATTGTGGGATAACAGGAAAGAGCGATGGAGAAGACTTCCTGCGTCTGCTTTCTGCCATGGAGATCCTTCATTTCACCCCTGAAGACCAGTCGGCCATCTTTAGAGTTCTTTCTTCCATACTGCACCTGGGCAATGTCTACTTTCAGAGATATGAG GCTGATGGCCAGGAGGTGGCATCAGTGGTGAGCGCTCAGGAGATCAGAGTGgtggcagagctgctgcagatctCCCCAGAGAGACTACAGAAAGCCATCACCTACAAAGTCACA GAGACAATGAGGGACAAAATTTACACGCCATTGACTGTGGAAAGCGCTGTTGATGCCAG AGATGCTGTTGCCAAGATTCTCTACTCGCTGCTCTTCCATTGGTTAACAGAGAGGATCAACGCTCAGGTGTACCCCCGCCAACAcaccctctccatctccatcctcGACATTTACGGATTTGAG GATCTGGCCTTCAACAGCTTTGAGCAGCTTTGCATTAATTATGCAAATGAGTACCTACAGTTCTTCTTCAACAGGATCATATTCAAGGAAGAACAG GAGGAGTACAGCCGGGAACAGATCCCCTGGCAGGACATCCTATTCAGTGACAACCAGCCCTGCATTGACCTCATAGCCGCTAAGCCTCATGGGATACTGAGGATTCTGGACGACCAGAGCTGTTTCCCACAG gcaacagaCCACACTTTCCTCCAAAAGTGTCactatcaccatggcaacaaccCACTGTATCAGAAGCCAAAGATGCCCCTTCCAGAGTTCACCATCAAGCACTTCGCTGGCCGGGTCACCTACGAG GTTCACAAGTTCCTTGATAAGAACTACGACCAGGTCCGTCAGGATGTCCTGGACCTGTTCATTCAAAGCAAGAACAAG ATGGTGTCAAACCTCTTCCTGGTTCACGCAGAGGTCATGggtcagcagagaggaggtcaCATGAGGAAGAGCAGCACAGTCACCAGAAAATACCAAGCTCACACCGTCAGCAGCAAGTTCCAACAGTCCctgctggagctggtggagaagatggagag GTGCAACCCTTTTTTTGTTCGCTGCATTAAGCCAAATAACATGAAG CAACCGGGTGTGTTTGAGGACGAGCTGGTCAGCAGCCAGCTGAGACACTCAGGTGTCCTAGAGACCATTAGGATCCGCAGAGAGGGATATCCTGTCAGAATGCCATTCCACGTCTTCCTGTTCAg GTATAAGTCTCTGGTGGGGATACAAGAGCTTCCAGCAGCCAGTGGAGAGAACTGTGTGTTAATGCTCAGTAAACTGTGTCCTCTTAGACCAGGACTCTTCCATGTTGGAGTTACGAAG CTGTTTCTGAAGGAGGACATCTACCAGTTGTTGGAGTGTAAACGGGAACGCACTCGTCAGCTTGCTGCTCTCACCCTGCAGCGTTACACCCGTATGTTCTTCGTCAGGAAACGTTTTGTGGCCCTCCGCAACAAGATCATCCGGCTGCAGGCGCAGTGCCGAGGCTTCCTCATGAG GAAGCACTATGTTAAAATGAGGGAGAGTCTGGTTCGGTTCCGCTCTCTGGTCCACATGTACGTCAACCGCAAGCGATACATCAAG atgAAGTTTGCAGCCCAGAGGaaagctgaggaggagaagaggaggagagagatg GAGCTGACCAAGAGGGAAGTGGTGAACGTCACACACTTGGTGATCCCTGCAGAGCTGGGCGCCTtactgcagacagcagcag TCAGGAGAGAGTTGCACTCAGACTGTTTGGCTCTGCTTCAAGCTCCTCATATCCAGGAAGAGGCTCAACTCACTCTGCCTCTGGACATCAACAACTACCCATTCTACCGCTACGTACAGATCTACTTCAGG GAACCAAAGTTTGGGATGCTGATGGCACCTCTAGAGGCACCTCTGACCCGCTTAGAGGAAGACCTGAAGGGAGAAGCTCTGGAGCTCTTCATCATG GTGTTACGATTCATGGGGGATCCTCACCTGAACGGGGCCCAGGAAAACATGTTTGGGAATTACATCATCCAAAGGGGCCTGTCATGTCCATCTCCAGGGTTACGGGACGAGATCCTGGCTCAGGTTGTCAACCAGGTGTGGAGGAACGTGAACTCTGATAACGCCGAGAgaggctggctgctgctgctggcatgtGTCTGCAGCTTTGCCCCGTCGCCCAAGATGGACAAATATCTACTGAA GTTTGTATCAGACCACAGCCCTGCCGGCTGCAAGGCGTTGCTGCAACACAGGCTCATCCAAGCCAATCAGAAAGCACAACTGGGCTCAGGCTCCACCCCCGAGACTGCACGGACCTATCCGCTGTCGCTGCTGGAGTGGACGGCCAATAGGAAAAAGGCTAACATGGTGCTGCACATGCACTGTTTTGATG GAGGATCGTTCCTGTGTCCAGTCCATTCCTGGACCAGTGGAGAGGATTTAGCAGGCCACATACTGCGCCACAG GGGAGTGTCGGACTGGTGGAGGGGAAGTTCAATTCTGATGAAGGAACACGGCCAGTGGGTGGAGTTAGCGGGTCATGACTATGTGATGGACCTGGTTGCGGACCTGGAGCTTCCAAATGAGTTCCCAAAGCAGAAGAGCTACTTCATCATCAGCACTGACGACCCAGCCAGAGTCAGAGCCAACGCCAGCCT TGCTTTGGTCGGCAGTGGCTTTGACTCAGATGAGGAGCTTCCTCCTGCCtttcctctcagcagcagcaaaccaGCCTACAGTCTGCCTGACTCTGACGGTTACTACAGccacg TAGAGTCAGATGCGTTCAGTGACGGTCAGACTCAGAGAGGGATGGACCGCTACCTGGACAGTCTGTTTGACCCtgtgctgtcagacagcagcatA GACATGGAAAAGACTGGAAGTTTGTCAGCaaggatgaagggaggaggaggtatAGGCATCacaggagaaggaagaggagagggagagagtcgTGCATCCCCCGCCCGGCCTTATCCACCAGGAATACACCCCGGAG GGTCGGAGCAGGCAGTACTGACTCAACAGCAACAGGCAATCATAAACCAGCAAGCTATCATCCTG gccCAGCAGATGACCATGCAGGCCATTGCGatccagcagcagatgttgtcgTCTTTCCCCCCCGTTGCCCCGGCTCCCCAGTCACCACCATCACAGTATCACACACCCAGCCCAGtgagtagacacacacacacacacacactgcat accAAAGAAGAGTCGCCATACaagcctgctgctgttcagcGAAAAACTA gTCCAACACGTGGGCCCCCTCCTGAGGATGTGGTCCAATCCAGTACGAGTAACGCAGAGCGCATTGATCCCAGCCACGACATCAAAGACATCGTCAAACAGCACCAGCCTGCCGGCACAACAACATCCACTGGACCTGCCGCACAGAG gaaaGGTGATGGAAAGATGTTTGTGAAGAAGCCAGACCCGCATGATGAAGCTATGGAGATCCTTAAAGATCAGATGGCAAACCCACCACAACCG acTCAAAAGAAGCCTCAGTCCTCCCCACAAAAAGAAGAGGCAGGACTTAAGGTTTCCAAGACAACCAAGGCTCGCTCTGCGGGTGAACCCAGCTCCAACATAAGCCCCGCCCCTCCTCCAG tctccAGAGACTTGCCAGTAGAGGAGGAGATCATTCAGACTCAACTCCACAGCAGGACCAGTGATGAATATTACACTTACTCCAACGTCCCCTGGAAACTCTACATGAGGAAAGAG GTTTTCTATCCTAAAGAGACGTTCAACAATCCGCTGATTCTGGACCTGATCTTCAGACAG ATCATACATGATACCTTCTCTGAGGCCTGCATCCGAATCAcccaggaggagagacagaagatgAAAGCTTTATTTG CTGAGAACAATGTGGATCAAGTTTCAGGAACACATGATGAGAATGTGAAGAAGAAAGTGGTCGCCATGGCCAGAGACTCATGGGAGATTTACTTCTCCCGCCTCTTCCCGGCCTCT ggCAGTGTGGGGACAGGGGTGCAggtgctgtctgtgtctcatAAAGGCATCAAGCTGCTGAAGATGGTGAGGAGCAGCTCTAGTGCTCCAGACTACTTCAGAGTACTGCGGCCTTATGG CTACTCGGACATCCTGTTTGTGTCCATTCCGTCTAAGAACATGCTGGAGTTCAACCTGACCAACGAGAAGCTGATCCTGTTCTCAGCCAAGGCCCCACAGGTCAAGCACATGATCGACCACTTCCTCACAGAGCTTAAGAAG GACTCAGAGTACATGGTGGCAGTGAGGAACTACATCACTGACGACAGAACTCAGCTCAGCTTCCACAAAGGAGACATCATCAGACTGCAGCACATGGACGGGGTGGAGGCCG gcaaACATTACGGCTGCATCGTGAGGAAGAAGGTCATGCTTCTAGAGGAGCTAAAGAGAGACACTCCTGACTTTG gctggCGGTTCGGGGCAGTGTACGGCAAATCAGGATTGTTTCCCAGTGAGTACGTCCGTCCTGTGGCTGCTCCAGACTTCCTGGTTCTCCCCCCAGAGCGCGTGGAGCCTCGAGACAGACAGGGACGGGttgctgcatctgctgctgtcgCCGTGGCGTTGGGCTCAGCCGTGGCTGCCCATGAGCTCGACCTCTCCACAGAG gtGGTGAATGAGATGTATGGGGACAGCGTGAGCGGCGAACTGGACGATCTTCCTCTGCACAGCGGCCAGTACCACATGGTTGAATTTGCCAAGAAGTACTTCAGGGAGGCACAGAGGAACAGAAG TGATCAGAAAGCCAAAaaggggaaggaggggagggacCCTGTTGACATGGTCAAATTCTCCAAG TCTCCCATCCATGAGTCACTGATTGACTTCTCCGACAGTGGGATGAACAGAGTGGCTGCTGACATCTTCTTAG CCATAATGAAGTTCATGGGAGACTTCCCCCTGAAAGGTCAGACTGAACAGGACCTCGTCACCACTATACtgacg TTAAGTGCCGACCACGGCCTGATAAAGGATGAAGCCTACTGCCAGGTGATGAAGCAAGTTACTGCCAACACCAGCTCCAAACC GGACAGTTGCCAGAGAGGATGGAGGCTGTTGTACATCCTGACTGCTTTCCATCGCTGCTCGGACGTTATGAAGCCATTCCTGTTGAAGTTTCTGCAGGACGCCAGCGCCAGCCCCGGGATGCAGTACCAAG GTATCGCCAAGGCGTGTGAGCAAAATCTGAGGCGGACTTTTCAATATGGTGGACGTATACAGTATCCCAACAGCATGGAGCTCAAAGCTATGCTG gcTGGGCGGAGCTCCAAGAGACAGCTGTTCCTGCTGCCAGGTGGAATTGAAAGGCACTTGAAAATCAAGACGTGCTCt GTTGCTTTGGATGCCATCGAAGAGCTTTGCTATGAGATGGGACTGCACAGGGCGGAGGCTTTGGATGAATATGCCGTCTTTTTGGTCACGCACAGAG GTCAGAACGTGCGTCCCCTGAACAAGCGCGAGTACATCCTGGACATCGCTACAGAGGCAGAGCCGGTGGACACCAACTATAGTCTGTGGTTCAGGAGGGTCATATGGAGTCTGGCTCTCAAACTTGACAACGAACTCTTCGTCACCATGCACTATAATCAG GTGTTGCCAGACTACCTGAAGGCCTTGCTGAGTGTGATTCCTCAGGGTAAGGCCAGTGATCAGCATCTGCAGCAGCTCGCCAGACTGGCTGCCCTACAGCACCGTGCCAAGGACACCGTCTACCTGCCCACCAT gCGTGAGGTGCAGGAGTGTGTCCCCCCACAGTTCTACAGCAAACAGGGTTCACAGCCGTGGGTGAACATGGTAATTCAACACATGCAGCAGGTCCAGCCCTTAAACCCACACCAGGCCCGTGCACAGTTCCTCG GTCTGGTCAGTGCCTTCCCCATGTTCGGCTCCTCCTTCTTCTACATCCAGAGCTGTAGCTCAGCCTCCATCCAGGCCCCGTGCATCCTGGCTGTAAATCTGAATGGACTCCACTTTCTCAACAAGGATACTCAT gAGGCCATGGTCCGCTTCCCTCTGAAAGAGGTCCAGTCAACTCGCACCCAGAGACCAACTTCAGGTTCCAGTTATCCATATGTGGAGATCATGATAGGAGACCTGCTCAACCAGCGGATCACACAGCTACAGctggagcag ggCCTGGAGCTGTGCCGAGTCATTGCCATGCACATGGAGAACATGTTGTCGGTCAGAGAAAAGAGACTCACTTTGCCACCAAGCGAAATCACCCTGCTGtag